One Setaria italica strain Yugu1 chromosome I, Setaria_italica_v2.0, whole genome shotgun sequence DNA window includes the following coding sequences:
- the LOC101753435 gene encoding ankyrin repeat domain-containing protein 13C-B: MDDVSKYAHSPAHLAVARRDHAALRRLVAGLPRLPRTGEVATEQESIAGEAVADAVSAVIDCRDVPRRETPLHLAVRLRDPVAADILMSAGADWSLQNADGWSALQEAVCTREEAIATIIARHYQPLAWAKWCRRLPRILASINRIRDFYMEISFHFESSVIPFIGRIAPSDTYRIWKRGAALRADMTLAGFDGFRIQRSDQTFLFLGDGARPEDAGGKELHPGSLIVLAHKDKEITDALEGAGVQPTESEVAHEVALMSKTNMYRPGIDVTQAELVPHLNWRRQERTEAVGQWKAKVYDMLNVLVTVKSRRVPGAMTDEELFAMDGEEKNGRGAELDAELDEVLTAEERKQLDSALRMGNNEEESEERGEEGDSGADHTDSNGVVKDKKGWFGWGGKKGSKSDDKPSKAGSKDEMGDPGKQKEKGSRKKKNSGSSGDSLKHESEYKKGLRPVLWLTPDFPLKTDELIPLLDVLANKVKAVRRLRELLTTKLPTGTFPVKIAIPIVPTIRVIVTFTKFEELQPLDEFATPPSSPTQFQDAKAKESEGSGSWYSWVKGGRGTQSSDGGDSRNWKDEVDPFHIPSDYTWVDATEKKRRMKAKKAKSRRGTARKQSSKNTSEGGGHHPMMDGFEE; encoded by the exons ATGGACGACGTGTCCAAGTACGCGCACAGCCCGGCGCACCTCGCCGTGGCACGCCGCGACCATGCCGCGCTCAGGAGGCTGGTCGCGGGgctcccgcgcctcccgcgCACCGGCGAGGTCGCCACCGAGCAGGAGTCCATCGCGGGGGAGGCCGTGGCCGACGCCGTCTCCGCCGTCATCGACTGCCGCGACGTCCCGCGGAGGGAGACCCCGCTCCACCTCGCCGTCCGCCTCCGCGACCCCGTCGCCGCGGACATCCTCATGTCCGCGGGCGCCGACTGGTCGCTCCAGAACGCCGACGGATGGTCCGCGCTCCAGGAGGCCGTCTGCACCCGCGAGGAGGCCATCGCCACCATCATCGCGCGCCACTACCAGCCACTCGCATGGGCCAAGTGGTGCCGACGCCTCCCGCGCATCCTCGCCTCCATCAATCGCATCCGCGACTTCTACATGGAGATCTCCTTCCACTTCGAGTCCTCTGTCATACCGTTCATCGGCCGCATCGCCCCGTCAGACACCTACCGCATTTGGAAGCGTGGGGCCGCGCTGCGGGCTGACATGACGCTCGCTGGCTTCGACGGCTTCCGCATCCAGCGCTCGGATCAGACCTTCCTGTTTCTGGGGGATGGTGCGAGGCCTGAGGATGCTGGGGGTAAGGAATTGCACCCGGGTTCTCTCATAGTTCTGGCTCACAAGGACAAGGAGATTACAGATGCGCTGGAGGGAGCGGGTGTGCAGCCCACAGAGTCGGAGGTGGCACATGAGGTGGCATTGATGTCCAAGACGAATATGTACCGGCCTGGGATCGACGTGACACAGGCGGAGCTCGTGCCGCACTTGAATTGGCGCCGGCAAGAGAGGACGGAAGCCGTGGGGCAATGGAAAGCCAAGGTGTATGACATGTTGAATGTTCTAGTGACAGTGAAGTCTAGGCGGGTGCCAGGGGCAATGACGGATGAGGAGCTGTTTGCGATGGATGGGGAGGAGAAGAATGGTAGGGGCGCAGAGCTTGATGCTGAGTTAGATGAAGTGTTGACAGCCGAGGAGAGGAAGCAGCTTGATTCTGCGCTTAGGATGGGGAACAATGAAGAGGAATCTGAGGAGAGGGGTGAGGAAGGTGACAGTGGGGCCGATCATACGGATTCAAATGGTGTGGTCAAAGATAAGAAGGGGTGGTTTGGTTGGGGTGGCAAGAAAGGATCCAAGAGCGACGACAAGCCATCCAAGGCGGGTAGTAAGGATGAAATGGGTGATCCAGGGAAGCAAAAGGAGAAGggcagcaggaagaagaagaatagtggTTCGTCAGGAGATTCTCTCAAACATGAAAGCGAGTACAAAAAGGGGTTAAGACCAGTGTTGTGGTTGACACCAGATTTCCCTTTGAAGACGGATGAACTGATCCCTCTGCTTGATGTCCTAGCAAATAAAGTGAAGGCTGTCAGGAGGCTTAGGGAACTCTTGACAACCAAGCTTCCTACCGGCACATTTCCAGTCAAG ATTGCCATCCCCATTGTTCCAACGATACGTGTCATTGTGACGTtcacaaagtttgaagaactacAGCCTTTAGATGAGTTTGCCACACCACCTTCAAGTCCAACACAGTTCCAGGATGCGAAGGCCAAAGAATCTGAAGGATCAGGCTCATGGTATTCGTGGGTAAAGGGTGGCCGAGGTACACAGTCTAGTGATGGTGGTGATAGCCGGAACTGGAAAGACGAGGTCGATCCATTCCACATACCTTCTGATTACACCTGGGTTGACGCCACCGAGAAGAAGCGGAGGATGAAGGCAAAAAAAGCCAAAAGCAGGCGGGGCACAGCCCGAAAACAGTCATCGAAAAACACTTCGGAAGGAGGAGGCCACCACCCCATGATGGATGGCTTCGAGGAGTAA
- the LOC101754783 gene encoding KIN14B-interacting protein At4g14310 yields MSSRLKDRGGGGAKAAASRPLTPKPFSISSSARRTTAAAAGKENSASKPAKPTSAVRWSTSSLPRASRIQSSVESSKLVSTLRAPVLPGRASIGKDPVPDAGLRRSVSGGIRSSSVEKGRRSVSAVGSRASEARRGSGGVGSDEISRRREGVDAKSKGLDGISRRRDDLDAKAKQTGEIDRKRDSFDAKAKQVSGKRDGFGAHVVKQRDEIKGKTEICGANMKRQSEEIGGRREGSDSKAKAGEEISGRKEGLNIKLVKEIPGENADSGEASSNAADFSATQKDDEEGNGSVIPVFTVHVVDPIDVPGAAREQQKNNEECKKQEEKSKLADKIRVFEKAAAGGEGRSAKPVSAVNKYPSKLHEKLAALEGRVQKIATDIKKTKEMLDENNPDEPKQILSNIQKEINAIEKAISHVKDDNKIQLGTADSSECESSHAESAAKCTVAKPGGLKHAGKGLNTDELEARFFPHHKLLRDRKSSTSTHHDSSADTKRVIPGTTGPAAPDPDDDENCIAMEFLASLDGEENDFFKDRRAKKLEKNKIYEVADATSKTSSQGSSKNPVGPNHKEEIELLAKEKLEEFDEQENKPSMMVQEETEESCSDQLSGIGNKSSTGGWFVSEGEAVLLAHGDGTCSYYDIANHEFKSEYKPPSMVSNNTWGDCWLIRAPGVDGCSGRYVVAASAGNALEPGFCSWDYYTREVKAFHIEEEASHDPAPPPRAVLGPLSNLGSSRSSSALSNGETQQWWYKPCGPLLLSTASKQRMVTAYDIRDGDVVMKWEVSSPVMGMEYSSPLQWRSRGKVVIAGIESIGLWDVNSLNPQPLLSVASSGKKVYCLHVNNTDAEVGGGVRQRVSSSEVEGNDGVFSTHESVNVFDFRVPAGIGLKIARHGGTANSIFSRGDSVFIGSTEGRLQIKGGLRSRVQQYSLRKGKLVATYELPEFNAHFHHSAITQVWGNSNLVLAACGMGLFAFDTFKEDIQPTYSFDRGNTIGVREAIGPDDLYCPTFDYSSSRVLLVSRDRPAQWRYLS; encoded by the exons ATGTCCTCCCGCCTCAaggaccgcggcggcggcggcgctaagGCCGCGGCCTCGCGCCCGCTCACCCCCAAGCCCTTCTCCATCTCTTCGTCTGCCCGGCGCacgaccgccgccgcggccggcaaGGAGAACTCCGCGTCCAAGCCGGCCAAGCCCACCTCCGCCGTGCGGTGGTCCACGTCGTCGCTCCCGCGGGCCAGCAGGATCCAGAGCTCGGTGGAGTCCTCCAAGCTCGTCTCCACACTCAGGGCTCCCGTGCTGCCGGGGAGGGCTTCCATCGGGAAGGACCCCGTGCCGGACGCGGGCTTGCGGCGAAGCGTGAGCGGTGGGATCAGGTCTTCTTCCGTAGAGAAAGGGAGGAGGTCGGTAAGTGCTGTTGGATCCAGGGCCTCGGAGGCTAGGAGAGGGAGTGGTGGTGTTGGAAGTGATGAGATTAGCAGGAGACGGGAGGGGGTTGATGCGAAGTCCAAGGGGTTGGATGGGATCAGTAGGAGAAGGGACGACCTTGATGCCAAGGCAAAACAAACTGGTGAGATTGATAGGAAAAGGGATAGCTTTGATGCAAAGGCCAAGCAGGTCAGCGGGAAAAGAGATGGCTTTGGTGCGCATGTGGTGAAGCAACGTGATGAGATAAAAGGAAAAACAGAGATCTGTGGTGCTAATATGAAGAGGCAGAGTGAAGAGATTGGTGGAAGAAGAGAGGGCTCTGATTCAAAGGCAAAGGCAGGTGAAGAAATCAGTGGGAGGAAAGAGGGGCTCAATATCAAATTGGTAAAGGAGATCCCTGGAGAAAATGCTGATTCAGGAGAAGCTTCTTCCAATGCTGCAGATTTTTCTGCTACCCAGAAGGATGATGAAGAAGGAAATGGTTCTGTCATCCCAGTGTTCACTGTCCATGTGGTGGACCCAATTGATGTTCCTGGTGCAGCGAGGGAACAGCAAAAGAATAATGAGGAGTGTAAGAAGCAGGAAGAAAAGAGCAAATTGGCAGACAAGATTAGAGTTTTTGAGAAAGCTGCTGCAGGTGGGGAGGGAAGGTCAGCTAAACCTGTGTCTGCTGTTAACAAGTACCCAAGCAAACTTCATGAGAAACTAGCAGCGCTAGAAGGAAGGGTTCAGAAGATTGCTACTGATATCAAGAAAACCAAAGAAATGCTTGATGAGAACAACCCGGACGAGCCAAAGCAGATCCTGTCAAATATTCAGAAGGAAATCAATGCCATTGAGAAGGCGATTTCTCATGTCAAGGATGATAATAAGATACAGCTAGGTACTGCAGATAGCAGTGAATGTGAGAGTTCCCATGCTGAAAGCGCTGCAAAATGTACTGTTGCGAAGCCAGGTGGCCTGAAGCATGCTGGAAAAGGGCTGAATACTGATGAactggaggcaaggttttttcCACATCACAAATTGTTGAGGGATCGTAAATCTTCAACATCTACTCACCATGATTCATCTGCGGATACAAAGAGGGTTATTCCTGGAACAACAGGACCTGCTGCCCCTGACCCTGATGATGATGAGAACTGTATAGCCATGGAGTTTCTTGCTTCTTTAGATGGTGAAGAAAATGACTTTTTCAAGGACCGCCGTGCTAAGAAATTGGAAAAGAACAAGATATATGAAGTAGCAGATGCAACCAGCAAGACATCGAGCCAAGGTAGCTCAAAGAATCCAGTTGGTCCCAATCACAAGGAGGAGATTGAATTGCTTGCTAAAGAGAAACTAGAAGAGTTTGATGAGCAAGAAAACAAGCCCTCCATGATGGTTCAGGAGGAAACAGAGGAGTCTTGCAGTGATCAGTTATCAGGTATAGGAAACAAGTCTTCTACGGGTGGATGGTTTGTTTCGGAGGGGGAAGCTGTTCTTCTAGCTCATGGTGATGGCACATGCTCCTATTATGATATTGCAAACCATGAG TTCAAATCTGAGTACAAGCCTCCCAGCATGGTATCGAATAATACGTGGGGCGATTGCTGGTTGATTCGCGCCCCAGGTGTAGATGGATGTTCTGGTAGATATGTGGTTGCTGCATCTGCTGGCAATGCATTGGAGCCTGGGTTTTGCAGCTGGGATTACTATACCAGAGAAGTAAAAGCATTTCATATTGAGGAGGAGGCTTCTCATgatcctgctccaccaccccgGGCTGTTCTTGGACCTCTCTCTAATTTAGGTTCATCAAGATCTAGCTCTGCGTTGTCAAATGGAGAAACACAACAATGGTGGTATAAACCTTGTGGACCTCTCCTGCTTTCTACTGCTAGCAAGCAAAGGATGGTCACAGCTTACGATATCCGTGATGGTGATGTAGTGATGAAATGGGAAGTTAGCAGTCCAGTAATGGGAATGGAATACTCGAGCCCGCTACAATGGCGTAGCAGGGGAAAAGTAGTAATTGCAGGGATCGAGTCAATAGGGTTGTGGGATGTGAATTCGCTTAACCCACAACCCTTGCTGTCTGTTGCTTCTTCTGGTAAGAAAGTGTACTGCCTTCATGTGAATAACACTGATGCTGAGGTGGGCGGGGGAGTGCGTCAAAG GGTTAGTTCATCTGAGGTGGAAGGAAATGATGGTGTTTTCAGTACGCATGAAAGTGTTAATGTATTCGATTTTCGTGTACCTGCTGGCATTGGTCTTAAAATAGCAAGACATGGCGGTACGGCAAACTCAATCTTCTCACGTGGAGATTCAGTATTTATTGGTAGCACAGAAGGACGGCTGCAAATAAAAGGTGGTTTGAGGTCACGAGTTCAGCAATACTCTTTGAGAAAGGGGAAGCTTGTTGCAACCTATGAGTTACCAGAATTCAATGCTCATTTCCATCATTCTGCGATAACTCAAGTATGGGGCAACTCGAACCTTGTCTTGGCTGCTTGCGGTATGGGGCTGTTTGCCTTTGACACATTTAAGGAAGACATACAGCCAACTTATAGCTTTGACCGTGGAAACACCATTGGAGTGAGAGAAGCTATTGGCCCTGATGATTTGTACTGTCCTACATTTGATTACTCATCATCAAGGGTTCTTCTTGTCTCAAGAGACCGACCAGCGCAGTGGAGGTACTTGTCGTAG
- the LOC101753850 gene encoding phosphate transporter PHO1-2, with the protein MVKFSREYEASIIPEWKAAFVDYKCLKKLIKRIKVARRDAGPPPPLLAGGTTTAGYGFSVLDPVRALTARFARSTAASPEGEEESLESDSGELVRATDKHEQEFLEQADEELEKVNKFYASQEGELLARGDALIEQLRILADVKRILADHVAASRRGGPAGRRALGRAASMPPPSHSPSVNGSSGRHLLSGLASPQSMSDGSVELQQARVAEGAAVAEEVMAALERNGVSFVGGGLAKAKKDGSGKQLMGRGALLQLPATVRIDIPPTSPGRAALKVWEELVNVLRKDGADPAAAFVHRKKVQHAEKNIRDAFLALYRGLELLKKFSSLNVKAFTKILKKFVKVSEQQRATDLFSEKVKRSPFSSSDKVLQLADEVECIFLRHFAGNDRKVAMKYLKPQQPRNTHMITFLVGLFTGTFVSLFIIYSVLAHVAGIFSSTGSPAYMDIVYHVFSMFALISLHVFLYGCNLFMWKSTRINHNFIFDFASNTALTHRDAFLMSASIMCTVVLSLVINLFLRNAGATYTDALPGALLLLSTGVLFCPFNIFYRSTRYCFMRVMRNIIFSPFYKVLMADFFMADQLTSQIPLLRHMEFAACYFMAGTFRNQAYETCTSSPQYTHLAYVISFLPYYWRAMQCLRRYLEEGHDINQLANAGKYVSAMVAAAVRFKYAATPTPLWMWMVVISSSGATIYQLYWDFVMDWGFLNPKSKNLWLRDQLILKNKSIYYVSMMLNLALRLAWAQSVMKLKLGRVESRLLDFSLASLEIIRRGHWNFYRLENEHLNNAGKFRAVKTVPLPFRELETD; encoded by the exons ATGGTGAAGTTCTCGCGGGAGTACGAGGCCAGCATCATCCCCGAGTGGAAGGCCGCCTTCGTCGACTACAAGTGCCTCAAGAAGCTCATCAAGAGGATCAAGGtcgcccgccgcgacgccggcccgccgccgccgctcctcgccggtGGCACGACCACCGCCGGCTATGGCTTCTCGGTCCTTGACCCCGTCCGCGCCCTCACCGCCCGCTTCGCCAGGAGCACGGCGGCTTCACCA gagggcgaggaggagagCTTGGAGTCGGATTCAGGGGAGCTCGTGCGAGCCACGGACAAGCAT GAGCAGGAGTTTTTGGAGCAGGCGGACGAGGAGCTGGAGAAGGTGAACAAGTTCTACGCGTCGCAGGAGGGAGAGCTGCTGGCGCGCGGCGACGCGCTCATCGAGCAGCTCCGCATCCTCGCCGACGTCAAGCGCATCCTCGCTGACCACGTGGCGGCGTCCCGGCGCGGCGGGCCCGCCGGGAGGAGGGCGCTGGGCCGGGCCGCCTCCATGCCGCCGCCCTCGCACTCGCCGTCCGTGAACGGCTCCAgcggccgccacctcctctccgGCCTCGCCTCGCCGCAGTCCATGTCAG ATGGGAGCGTGGAGCTGCAGCAGGCGCGGGTggcggagggcgcggcggtggcggaggaggtgaTGGCGGCGCTGGAGCGCAACGGCGTCAGCTTCGTCGGCGGCGGGCTGGCCAAGGCGAAGAAGGACGGCAGCGGGAAGCAGCTCATGGGGAGGGGAGCGCTGCTGCAGctgccggcgacggtgaggaTCGACATCCCGCCGACGAGCCCCGGGAGGGCGGCGCTCAAGGTGTGGGAGGAGCTCGTGAACGTGCTCCGCAAGGACggcgccgaccccgccgccgccttcgtccACCGCAAGAAGGTCCAGCACGCCGAGAAGAACATCCGCGACGCCTTCCTGGCGCTCTACCGCGGACTCGAGCTCCTCAAGAAGTTCAG CTCTCTCAATGTAAAGGCCTTCACCAAAATATTGAAGAAATTCGTCAAG GTGTCAGAGCAGCAGCGAGCCACTGACTTGTTTTCAGAGAAGGTGAAGAGGTCGCCGTTCAGCAGCTCCGACAAG GTGCTTCAGCTCGCCGACGAGGTGGAGTGCATCTTCTTGAGGCATTTCGCCGGCAACGACAGGAAGGTGGCCATGAAGTACCTCAAGCCGCAGCAGCCCAGGAACACCCATATGATCACATTCCTCGTAG GCCTGTTCACAGGCACATTCGTGTCGCTATTCATCATATATTCAGTTCTAGCCCATGTCGCCGGCATTTTCTCTTCTACCGGAAGCCCAGCCTACATGGACATAGTCTACCATGTTTTCAG CATGTTTGCACTCATCAGCCTGCACGTCTTCCTGTACGGCTGCAACCTCTTCATGTGGAAGAGCACCAGGATCAACCACAACTTCATCTTCGATTTCGCCTCCAACACCGCCCTGACGCACAGGGATGCCTTCCTCATGTCAGCCTCCATCATGTGCACCGTCGTCTTGTCGCTCGTTATCAACCTGTTCCTCAGGAACGCCGGCGCAACCTACACCGACGCATTGCCCGGTGCACTCCTACTG CTGTCAACAGGGGTTCTGTTCTGCCCATTCAACATATTCTACCGCTCGACGCGCTACTGCTTCATGCGCGTCATGCGCAACATCATATTCTCGCCATTCTACAAG GTTCTGATGGCTGATTTCTTCATGGCTGACCAGCTAACGAGCCAG ATCCCACTACTAAGACACATGGAATTCGCAGCATGCTACTTCATGGCTGGGACCTTTAGGAATCAGGCATATGAGACCTGCACCAGCAGCCCACAATACACACACCTGGCCTATGTGATTTCCTTCCTACCTTACTACTGGAGAGCAATGCAG TGTCTAAGGAGGTACCTGGAAGAAGGTCATGATATCAACCAACTTGCTAATGCTGGCAAGTATGTATCAGCgatggttgctgctgctgtgagGTTCAAGTACGCTGCAACTCCAACACCACTCTGGATGTGGATGGTCGTCATTTCATCCTCAGGCGCCACCATTTACCAGCTCTACTGGGACTTTGTCATGGACTGGGGCTTCTTAAACCCCAAATCCAAGAACTTATGGCTCCGGGATCAGCTCATCCTGAAGAATAAGTCGATCTACTATGTTTCCATG ATGCTCAACCTTGCGCTGCGTCTAGCCTGGGCCCAGAGTGTAATGAAACTCAAACTTGGTCGGGTGGAGTCCCGCTTGCTTGATTTCTCACTCGCTTCACTGGAAATTATACGACGAGGACATTGGAACTTCTACAG GCTGGAGAATGAACACTTGAACAACGCTGGAAAGTTCAGAGCAGTGAAGACTGTCCCATTACCATTCCGTGAACTTGAAACTGACTGA